From a region of the Patescibacteria group bacterium genome:
- a CDS encoding Fur family transcriptional regulator: MSRGNFHEQGWWHGKFRGCGYRLTAGREAILDILSKSEGHLSAEDIYMKIHPKYPNVGLTTIYRTLDVLSDLGMVYKLDFGDGRARYELAEGPKGAHHHHHLVCTNCNKVIDYTDFINEEVELLKQTENGLSKKYNFKITNHLIQFYGLCERCNGKR, translated from the coding sequence ATGTCAAGAGGCAATTTTCACGAGCAGGGATGGTGGCATGGGAAATTCAGGGGATGCGGATACAGGCTTACTGCGGGCAGGGAGGCCATCCTTGATATCCTATCTAAATCAGAAGGCCACTTGAGCGCCGAAGATATATATATGAAGATTCATCCCAAGTATCCTAACGTTGGGCTTACCACGATTTATAGGACATTAGACGTGTTGTCTGATCTCGGTATGGTATATAAGCTTGATTTCGGGGATGGAAGGGCGCGCTATGAATTAGCAGAGGGGCCGAAGGGCGCCCATCACCACCACCATTTGGTCTGTACAAATTGTAACAAGGTAATTGACTATACTGATTTTATCAATGAGGAAGTAGAGCTTCTCAAGCAAACGGAGAACGGCCTCTCCAAGAAATACAACTTTAAGATCACCAATCACCTCATACAGTTTTACGGTTTATGTGAGCGATGTAATGGTAAAAGATAA
- a CDS encoding energy transducer TonB, with protein MGRINPLYASFILSCALHSWLISSDAVRIKNAEVKKPIEVELRTEKPEYLPEKYRVAQEKKIEEPVKEEQPMQDIIKSKDVIKESILRYQDSVKQKIQREKRYPRWALRLGREGATRISFKLLSSGEIKDVRLLGSSGIDELDTEAMDAVKRASPFLPFPDNFRKSELQFELDIVFRIVTEK; from the coding sequence ATGGGAAGAATTAATCCTTTATATGCGAGTTTTATTTTATCTTGCGCGCTCCATTCTTGGCTGATAAGTTCCGATGCGGTCAGGATCAAGAATGCGGAGGTCAAAAAGCCTATCGAAGTGGAGTTAAGAACTGAGAAACCGGAATATCTTCCGGAGAAATACCGGGTGGCCCAGGAAAAAAAGATCGAAGAGCCTGTCAAGGAAGAACAACCGATGCAAGATATTATAAAAAGCAAAGATGTAATTAAAGAATCTATTTTACGTTATCAAGACAGCGTTAAACAAAAAATTCAGCGGGAAAAAAGGTATCCTCGCTGGGCGCTGCGGCTTGGGCGCGAAGGCGCGACGAGGATTTCTTTCAAACTCCTGTCTTCCGGGGAGATCAAAGATGTCCGGCTTCTGGGTTCATCGGGAATAGATGAACTCGATACAGAGGCTATGGATGCAGTTAAGAGGGCGAGCCCATTTTTGCCGTTCCCGGATAATTTTAGGAAAAGCGAATTACAATTTGAACTTGATATAGTTTTTAGAATTGTAACAGAAAAGTAA
- a CDS encoding TonB-dependent receptor → MSYLVPAYAQTTVFDLGQVVVSDDEEDNAALNIEEKRKISQKTLKSHKVVDLAEILSDEMIEASMVRKSGYGNEVGLRGFTKSNLRFAQDDTLIEGSCGSRKDPPLSHINLLTIQKIEVKEGPYDVSVPGALGGSINVITKDPREGFHGEVLSKFGSFGYLSQGGFVSGGSKKIDGLLGYNYSESGQYKDGAGNKLSSFNPNYNDEGKDLDAFKKHDIWGKALIKPSDSQKLSFSSSYGEAHDILTPRVAMDTEKEKTYLNKVEYTIDNLSPISEQLGISAYYNRIEHYPYGKYRTGPGVINKRRIEAVSYIAGTQIENKAASGIGLLTYGADFYYRNWYGDIIDRDTGKIVNGELFPDVDELDFGAYLKTERDIGKLSVTAGLRADAFYTKAQEDLKFSKAMTDKNAQTDVFPSANVFLKYFLKDDTNLFGGVGLTNRTPTTVERYVQEGTAYYGNPDLKPSRNIETDLGFETKFMERLKFRAKGFYSYLSDFIYQEQKSNGVRTYTNIDAYLVGGDATAAFDLAYGFALEGGVAYQRGKKLAQPENNNDKNLAEICPLKAKLALNYDKHGFFAVYEWVHSERSKDVDRDAGETPLKGWDVLNFRAGYQFAEKKGELSLLNGLGLNFGIDNMFDKRYAVANSYEYDPTDPGGSNVKIVDEPGRFIYGSLSYNF, encoded by the coding sequence ATGAGTTATCTGGTTCCTGCGTATGCCCAGACAACCGTTTTTGATCTTGGACAGGTAGTGGTTTCGGATGATGAAGAAGATAATGCCGCTTTGAACATAGAAGAGAAGAGGAAGATCAGCCAAAAGACGCTCAAGTCCCATAAGGTCGTTGACCTCGCAGAGATCCTATCGGATGAGATGATCGAGGCCTCAATGGTCCGCAAGAGCGGATACGGGAACGAGGTGGGTTTAAGAGGGTTTACAAAAAGCAATTTGCGTTTTGCGCAGGACGATACGCTTATCGAAGGCTCCTGCGGAAGCCGCAAGGATCCGCCTCTTTCCCACATCAACTTATTGACTATACAGAAAATTGAAGTCAAAGAAGGTCCTTACGATGTAAGCGTCCCCGGAGCTCTTGGCGGCAGCATTAACGTCATTACGAAGGATCCCCGGGAAGGTTTTCACGGAGAGGTCCTTTCCAAGTTCGGCTCATTCGGGTATTTGAGCCAAGGCGGGTTCGTTTCAGGGGGAAGCAAAAAAATAGACGGCCTTTTAGGATATAATTATTCCGAGTCCGGGCAATACAAGGACGGCGCGGGTAACAAGCTGAGCAGTTTTAATCCGAATTATAACGACGAGGGGAAAGATCTCGACGCATTTAAGAAGCATGATATTTGGGGCAAAGCGCTAATAAAGCCATCAGACAGCCAAAAGCTTTCTTTTTCGTCTTCCTATGGCGAAGCGCACGATATCCTGACTCCCCGCGTCGCTATGGATACGGAGAAAGAAAAGACATATCTTAATAAGGTCGAATATACTATAGACAATTTAAGCCCCATATCTGAACAACTCGGGATCTCAGCTTATTACAACCGCATCGAACATTACCCGTACGGGAAATACAGGACCGGCCCCGGCGTGATCAACAAGAGAAGGATCGAGGCGGTTTCTTATATTGCGGGGACTCAAATTGAAAATAAAGCCGCCTCAGGTATAGGGCTGTTAACGTATGGAGCCGATTTTTATTATCGTAATTGGTATGGCGATATTATAGACAGAGATACGGGAAAGATAGTAAACGGTGAGCTCTTTCCGGATGTTGACGAACTTGATTTTGGCGCTTATTTAAAAACCGAGCGGGATATCGGGAAGTTATCGGTAACAGCCGGATTACGAGCGGATGCATTTTACACCAAGGCTCAGGAGGACTTGAAGTTCAGTAAAGCGATGACCGACAAGAACGCGCAGACCGATGTTTTTCCCAGCGCGAACGTATTCTTGAAGTATTTCCTGAAGGACGACACGAATTTGTTCGGCGGCGTAGGCTTGACTAACCGTACGCCTACTACCGTGGAACGCTACGTCCAGGAAGGGACAGCCTATTACGGCAACCCCGATCTTAAGCCGTCGCGCAATATTGAAACCGACCTCGGGTTTGAAACGAAATTTATGGAACGCCTGAAGTTCAGGGCAAAGGGATTCTACAGCTATTTAAGCGATTTTATTTACCAGGAGCAAAAATCAAACGGCGTCAGGACATACACGAATATCGACGCATACTTAGTAGGCGGAGATGCCACCGCTGCTTTTGATCTGGCGTATGGTTTTGCCCTTGAAGGCGGAGTGGCATACCAGCGGGGTAAGAAGCTCGCCCAACCTGAAAATAACAACGACAAAAACCTTGCCGAAATCTGCCCGCTGAAGGCAAAGCTGGCCTTGAATTATGACAAGCACGGTTTCTTCGCGGTATATGAGTGGGTGCACTCGGAGCGAAGCAAAGATGTCGACCGCGACGCCGGAGAAACGCCCCTTAAGGGCTGGGACGTGCTTAATTTCAGGGCGGGATATCAGTTTGCGGAGAAGAAGGGGGAGCTGTCTTTGCTTAACGGGCTCGGTTTAAACTTCGGTATCGACAATATGTTCGATAAGAGATACGCGGTTGCCAATTCCTACGAGTACGATCCGACAGACCCGGGTGGGTCGAATGTGAAGATAGTCGATGAACCTGGGAGGTTTATTTACGGAAGCCTTTCATACAATTTCTAA
- a CDS encoding NifB/NifX family molybdenum-iron cluster-binding protein: MRVAISTEANNVSAHFGRCPFFTIVDIKDGKVTGKEVVPNPGHQPGFIPKFLHEMGVNCIVAGGMGMRADQFFREFNIEPIVGVSGPVEDVIKSLAGGTLKGGESLCKPGVGKGYGLDKTECDHPHKEDCEH, translated from the coding sequence ATGCGGGTTGCGATCTCGACAGAAGCGAATAATGTAAGCGCGCACTTCGGTAGATGCCCCTTTTTCACAATCGTCGATATCAAAGACGGAAAAGTGACAGGAAAGGAGGTTGTCCCTAATCCCGGACATCAACCAGGTTTTATACCGAAATTTCTGCATGAAATGGGGGTAAATTGTATTGTAGCCGGAGGCATGGGGATGCGCGCCGACCAATTTTTCAGGGAATTCAACATAGAGCCGATAGTGGGTGTAAGCGGACCTGTGGAGGACGTAATAAAATCTCTGGCCGGAGGCACGCTCAAAGGGGGCGAAAGCCTCTGCAAGCCGGGAGTCGGGAAGGGCTATGGATTAGATAAAACAGAATGCGACCATCCGCACAAAGAGGATTGCGAGCATTAA
- a CDS encoding MotA/TolQ/ExbB proton channel family protein, with product MWPIALCSIVSLTIILERLYYFSKTRPKSGNLSERVHLLLKSNKAEEAAAVADNDNSFLGRFLCVGIKVMSQPVEEKQKIFRRAGSRELQQADRRLRVLSVIGNISTLLGLTGTVTGMIQTFMKIERIGGIAEVAVLAGGIWEALLTTAAGLFVAIPTLIFYHYFEGIVDNRAIEMKNIASDVFNIH from the coding sequence ATGTGGCCGATTGCCTTATGTTCGATCGTATCTTTGACCATTATTCTGGAGAGGTTATACTATTTCAGCAAAACGCGGCCTAAAAGCGGTAATTTGTCCGAGCGGGTGCATCTTTTACTAAAAAGCAATAAAGCCGAGGAAGCAGCTGCCGTAGCGGATAATGATAATAGTTTTTTAGGGCGATTCTTATGTGTGGGGATAAAGGTTATGAGCCAACCGGTTGAAGAAAAGCAAAAGATTTTTCGCCGGGCCGGCTCAAGAGAGCTCCAACAGGCGGATAGGCGCCTGCGCGTCCTTTCCGTGATCGGGAATATTTCTACCCTTCTCGGGCTTACGGGGACAGTCACGGGCATGATACAGACGTTCATGAAGATCGAGAGGATCGGGGGGATCGCCGAAGTCGCAGTGCTGGCCGGAGGCATTTGGGAGGCGCTTTTGACCACTGCCGCCGGCTTGTTCGTAGCCATTCCCACGCTTATTTTTTATCATTATTTTGAAGGGATAGTTGATAATAGGGCGATTGAGATGAAGAATATCGCCTCAGATGTGTTTAATATTCATTAA
- a CDS encoding DUF5320 domain-containing protein — protein MPGFDGTGPRGEGPMTGGGRGYCVVPASGTAWPAGRFLGRGGRGRRNQYYTTGLTGWQRDTVGSSEFGQLKAELEDIQKRLALLEKK, from the coding sequence ATGCCAGGTTTTGACGGAACAGGACCAAGGGGAGAAGGGCCTATGACGGGTGGAGGTAGGGGTTATTGCGTGGTTCCCGCATCCGGAACCGCTTGGCCTGCAGGGAGGTTTTTAGGCCGCGGCGGAAGAGGCCGTCGCAACCAATATTACACAACCGGCCTTACGGGTTGGCAGAGGGACACGGTGGGATCTTCGGAGTTCGGCCAGCTTAAAGCGGAACTGGAAGATATCCAAAAACGCTTGGCTTTGCTGGAAAAGAAGTAA
- a CDS encoding NifB/NifX family molybdenum-iron cluster-binding protein — protein sequence MKICITSEGGNLDSKVDPRFGRCQYFIIADTDTLKFEAISNPNNEAMGGAGIQSAQLVASKQVKAVLTGNVGPNAHQVLSAAGISIFTGVSGTVREAIDGYKNGKYKPADAPSVGSKFGMPGKNS from the coding sequence ATGAAAATATGCATTACTTCAGAAGGCGGAAATTTGGATTCTAAGGTAGATCCGAGATTCGGCAGGTGCCAGTATTTCATCATTGCTGACACCGATACATTGAAATTCGAAGCTATATCAAATCCGAATAATGAAGCCATGGGAGGCGCAGGTATCCAATCCGCGCAGCTGGTTGCTTCTAAGCAAGTTAAAGCTGTGCTTACCGGAAACGTCGGACCCAATGCGCATCAGGTATTATCAGCCGCGGGGATCAGCATATTTACCGGAGTTTCCGGAACGGTAAGGGAGGCGATAGACGGTTATAAAAACGGGAAATATAAACCCGCGGATGCTCCAAGCGTGGGTTCAAAATTCGGTATGCCGGGGAAGAACAGCTAA
- a CDS encoding biopolymer transporter ExbD, with the protein MTELDFERRKKPESDLNMTPLIDMVFLLLIFFILSSHFVSSRGFNIKLPESKHAPSQKQDKNIIFIKKDGEIYLNNEKVQLDNLTENLKASISRSGSRAVVIKADEKVDLGLAVKIMDAAKQAEAQNLIIATQTDDGKN; encoded by the coding sequence ATGACGGAATTAGATTTTGAAAGGCGGAAAAAACCGGAGTCGGATTTAAATATGACTCCTCTTATCGATATGGTATTTTTGCTCCTTATTTTCTTTATTCTTTCCTCGCATTTTGTCTCTAGCCGCGGGTTCAATATCAAATTACCGGAATCAAAACACGCGCCAAGCCAGAAACAGGATAAGAACATTATTTTTATCAAAAAAGATGGAGAGATATATTTGAATAATGAGAAGGTCCAGTTAGATAATTTAACGGAGAACCTGAAGGCATCAATAAGCAGATCAGGTTCGCGTGCGGTGGTCATAAAGGCCGATGAAAAGGTGGATTTAGGTTTGGCTGTCAAGATTATGGATGCGGCCAAGCAAGCCGAAGCCCAGAATTTGATTATAGCCACACAGACTGACGATGGGAAGAATTAA